Sequence from the Brevundimonas sp. SGAir0440 genome:
TCCGAGGCGGGCGAGGGGGCGATGATCTGCCTTTATCTGCCCCGCCACTTCGGCGAGGTGGACGACGCCGATCTGATCCCCGAGGTCGAACAGGCCCCGCGCGCCCAGGCCGGCGAGACGGTGATGGTCGTGGACGACGAGCCGACGGTGCGGATGCTGGTCGCCGAAATCCTGCATGAGCTGGGCTATCAATGCATCGAGGCGTCGGACGGCGCAGCGGGGCTGAAGCTGCTGCAATCCGGTGCTCGGATCGACCTGCTGGTGACCGATGTGGGCCTGCCGGGCGGGATGAACGGGCGTCAGATGGCCGATGCGGCGCGGATCGATCGGCCCGATCTGAAGGTGCTGTTCATCACCGGCTATGCCGAGAATGCGGTGGTCGGCAACGGGCATCTGGACCCTGGCATGCACGTCATGACCAAGCCCTTCGCCATGGAGGCGCTGGGCAGTCGGATCCGCGAACTGATCGAGGCCCGCTAGAGCCGGGCGTTCAGCCAGGTGCGGATCGCCTTGCGGGCGCCGCGCGCGGCTGGGCCGCCGAAATGCAGGAAGCCGTGCGGGGTCTCGGGCACGCGGATCAGGTCGGCGTCCGACGCCTCGCCCCAGCGCGTGGCCATCAACAAACTGTCCTCGAAAAGGGGATCCTGTTCGCCGGCGAGGAACAGGGCGGGCGGCAGGCCGGTCAGGTCGGCATACAGGGGCGAGACGTCGGGCCGGCGCAAGGCCGCCTCGTCGCGATCCGGCGCCAGGCGCGCCAGATCGGCCTGCATCGTAGGGCCGTTGAACAGCAGGGTTTCCGGTCCGGCAGAGCGCACGCTTTCGGTGCCCGACAAGTCGAAGACGCCGTAGGTGAAGACGCAGCCCTTCACCAAATCAATCAGCCCCTTGTCGCGCAGGGCGACGGCGGTCAGGGCCGCCAGATGACCGCCGGCGGATTCGCCCGCCAGAAACAGGGTCGAGGCGCCCAGTCGATCGACGTTGGTCACGGTCCAATAGGCGGCGGCCAGACAGTCGGCGATGGCGGCGTCGATATAGATTTGGCGCCGCTCGGACAGCAGGCGATAGTCCACCGAGACGACGCAGAAGCCGTGGTGGGCCAGATGGGCGTTCAGCCGGTCGTTCAGCCCGGCGCTGCCCAGCACCCAGCCGCCGCCGTGGATGTCCAGAATGACGGCGCGCGGCGTGCCTGTGGGGTGTAGGATGCGCAAGGGGACGGGGTGGTCGCCGTCCGTGTGGACGATCTCGACCGTGACGCCGCGCTTCTTCAGGCGTGGCGTGGTGACCCGACCGGCGGCGGCGTCCAGCCATACCGACAGCCGCTGGCCGGCATCGATCCGCCAGCCGTCGGTGCGCAACCGCGGCGCGCGGGCGAGGACGGCGTTGATCCGCCGCACCGCCGCCTGCTGGGGCGGGGCGAACTCGACAAGGTGGCTGCGCAGGGTCATGAAGCTTGAGTGTGCGGCGGCGGGTTTGGTTTCAAGTCGGCGCTTTCGGCCGAGCCTCGTCAGCCACGACAAAGCCGGCTATCGTCCGCCCCATGAAACGGCTCACCCCCTTCGGCGTCCTGTTGATCTTCGGCCTGATCGGGCTTCTGACGGGCAAGTTCGGCCTGTGGTTCGCGTTCGGCCTGGTGGCCTGCATCGCGGTCGGCGTGATGCAGAACCGGGGCGCGGCGAAGACGCCGCCCGGGGATCCGGACAGTCAGGGTTAGGACCTGAAGCCGTCCTCGCCAGAGTGACGAGCCGTTCGGTCTTTATCCCGCCAGGGCCGCCTTCTTCTCTTCCAGCTCCAGCCATTCCAGTTCGGCGGATTCCAGCTCGGCGCGGGCCTTTTCGGCGGCCTTCATGGCGGCGTCGAAGGCCTTGGGGTCGCGAGCGTAGAGGCCGGGGTCGGCCAGGGTCGCGTCGTGTTTGGCGATGGTCGCGGGCAACGCATCGATCAAGGCTTCCAGCTCCTTCAGGCGGTGGGCGTCCTTGAAGGAGAGTTTGGCGGTCTTCTTGGGGGCGACGACGGGCGGGGGCGCCGCGGCGGCGCGCTGGGCGGCGGCCTTGTCCTGGGGGCGGGGGGTCGCGCCGGGCTGGAGGAAACCGGGGTTCTGGCGGATGAAGTCGGTCCAGCCGCCGGGGGTCTCGACGATGTCGCCCCGCCCGTTCAGGGCCAGGGTCGAGGTGGACAGGCGGTCGATGAAGTCGCGGTCGTGGGAGACCAGGATCAGGGTGCCGTCATAGCCCTCCAGCAGCTCCTCCAGCTTGTCCAGCGTGTCCATGTCCAGGTCGTTGGTCGGTTCGTCGAGGATCAGCATATTGGCGGGTTTCGCCAGGGCGCGGGCCAGCAGCAGGCGGTTGCGCTCGCCGCCGGACAGCGTCGAGATCGGCTGGCGCAGCTGGGCCTCGGAGAACAGGAAGTCCTTGGCGTAGGCGGCGACGTGTTTGGACACGCCGCGCACCAGAATGCTGTCGCCGCCGCCCGGCGTCAGGGCGTCCCAGAGGGTCATGTCCGACTTCAGCCCCTCGCGCGACTGGTCCAGATAGACCGGCTCCAGGTTCGCGCCCATGCGCACGGTGCCTTCGTCGGGCGCCAGTTCGCCCAGCAGGGTCTTGACCAGGGTGGTCTTGCCCGCGCCGTTGGGGCCGACGATGCCCAGGCGGTCGCCGCGGATGATGCGGGTGGTCAGGTCCTTGAACAGGGTGCGGCCGTTGAAGCCCTTTGAGACATGCTTGATCTCGGCGACCAGCTTGCCCGAGGTCGAGCCGGAATCGACGCCGAGATAAAGCTCGCGCGGCACGTCCTTCATCTTCTCGGCGCGTTCGGCGCGCAGCGCCTGAAGCGAGCGGGCGCGGCCCTCGTTGCGGCTGCGGCGGGCGGTGATGGAGGAGTAGAAGGTGGCGGTCTCGCGCTCGATGGTCTTGGTCAGGCGACGCAGGGATTCGGCCTCTTCCTCCAGCACCTTGGAGGACCATTCGTCGAACTCGACGAAGCCCTTGTTCAGGGTGCGGACCCGGCGGCCCTCAAGCCAGTGGACGGTGTTGGTGACGCGGTTCAGAAAGGCGCGATCGTGGCTGACGACCAGCAGGGCGAACCGGGCCTGGATCAGCTCGTTCTCCAGCAGTTCGATGGCCAGGATGTCGAGGTGGTTGGTCGGCTCGTCCAGCAGCAGCAGATCGGGTTCTTCGGCGAAGGCCTTGGCCAGCGCCGCACGGCGGGTTTCGCCCCCCGACAGGCCTTGGGTCGACTTCGCAGGGTTCAGGCCGAAGGTCTCCAGCCAGCTTTCGGCCGTCCAGGTCTCCGCCTCGCCCGACGACGCATAGTCCAGCAAAGTTTCCCCAGTGATGACCGGCTCTTGCGGCACATAGGCGAAGCGCATGGCGGACTGGATCGAGCGGTCGCCGCTGTCCGGCTCGATCAGGCCCATGACGACCTTCATCAGGGTGGACTTGCCCGCGCCGTTGCGCCCCACCAGGGCGGCGCGGCTGCGCGGTTCGACCGCAAGGTCGACGCCGTCGAAGAGGGGGCGCTGGCCGTCCTGAAGACGGACGTCCTTGAGTGCGACGAGAGGGGGTCTGGCTGCCATGGGCGGCCATATAGAGGAGGGGAAGGCTAACCGCCATCGACGTTGACGGTTAGCGGCCGACACGGTGTAGTTCGTGCGCGGTTTGCACGCGGGGGATGCAGGGATGGATATGACGTCGAACGGGCGCGGGGGCGCGCCAGAACGCAGGCCGGGGCGGATCTTCTACCTGCTGGCCGCGCTGCCGGCGATCTGCGGGATCGTGGCGATGGTCGTGCTGCTGGCGACGAAACTGCCGGCGCTGGACGACGGGCTGGAGCAGATCGTCGTGCCGGGCGGCCGCGATCTGGCCTTGAAGCCGGGCGACCACACGGTGTTTCTGGAATACCGCAGCGTCGTCGATGGGCGGGTCTATGTCGTCGAGGACGTGAACGGGCTGGCGGTAAAGGTCCAGGCGGCGGATGGAAAGGCGGTGCCGACGCGGACGCCAGGAGCCAGCTCGACCTATACGTTCGGCGGGCGCCAAGGGCAGTCGATCCAGGCGTTCCGCATCGACAGGGCCGGGACCTATCGCGTGTCGGGGGATTACGACGGCCGTGATGGACCGCAGGCCGTGATCGCCGTGGGGCAGGGCTTCATGACCGGGATGTTCGTGACCATCCTGTCGGCGTTGGGGGCGTTCTTCGGGGGCATATTCCTGTCGGTCATCGGCGTCGCCTGGGTAGCCTGGAGTCGACGGCGGACGCCGCGCTGACCTTGGCCATGGCGATGGATTGACAGTTACCGTCCGGTTGGTATGTAGCGCGGATGGATAGCACCACCCGCCGTCGCGCGCCTGACGACACCCGCGCCGAGATTATCGAAAAGGCGCTGGAGGTCGCCGCCGAGCTGGGTGCGTCAGGCTTTACGCTGGATGCGGTGGCGGCGCGGACGAGCGTCAGCAAGGGCGCCTTGCTGCATCATTTCCCCAGCAAGATCGCGCTGTTGGAAGGCATGGTCGATCATCTGGGGCGGATGCATACGGACACGATCCTGGCTGAGGCGGCGCGCGATCCCGAACCCTATGGCCGGAATGCGCGGGCCTATCTGAGGGCGACGGTCAATGAGCCGGTGACGCCGCAGGACGTCAGCATCGGTCGGGTCATCATGGCCGCCTGCGCCATCGATCCGGCGTTGGCGCAGCGCTGGAACGGCTGGATCGACAAGGTGAAGGTGGACGATCCCAGCGATCCGGTCGGGGCGGACGATGCCCTGATGCTGAGGCTGATCGCAGACGGGCTGTGGATGTCGGACCTGTTCGGCACCCATGCGGTGTCGCCGGAACAGAGACAGGCGCTGCTGTCGCTGCTGACGCCCGGCCATCCGATCACGGCGAACGACGCGTGAGTCTCGTGACGTGGGCCGCGCTGCTGGGCGCCATCGCGCTGGAGGTGGCGGGCACGACGATGCTGCAGGCCTCGCAGCAGTTTACGCGGGCCTGGCCCACGGCGGGTATGGCGGTCTGCTACGGCCTGGCCTTTTACCTGCTGTCGATCGCCTTGCGGCAGATGCCGGTGGGGATCGCCTATGCGATCTGGAGCGGGCTAGGGGTGGTGCTGATCTCGGTGATCGGGACGGTGGTGTTCCGCCAGCGGCTGGACCTGCCGGCCATGGTCGGGCTGGCGATGATCGTCGGCGGGGTCGTGGTGATCAACCTGTTCTCCAAGACGGTGGGGCATTGAGGCTGTGACAAGCGGCGGCGCGGCGCGTATGAGGCGCGCCATGCAGCCCTACTGGGAAACCAAGACCCTGACCGAGATGTCGCCTTCCGAGTGGGAGGGGCTGTGCGACGGGTGTGGGCTGTGCTGCGTGATCCGGTTCGAGGACGAGGATACGGGCGAGGTCATTCCGACGCGGGTGCATTGCAAGCTGTTCGACCCCAAGGCCTGCGCCTGTTCGGACTATGCGAACCGCAAGGCCCAGGTGCCGGACTGCATCAAGCTGACGCCCGGCAATATCGAGGCGTTGGAGTGGATGCCCAAGTCGTGCGCCTATCGCCGGCTGCACGAGGGGCGGCCGCTGGCGAAATGGCATCATCTGATCTCGGGCAGTCGCGAGACGGTGCATACGGCGGGCGTGTCGGTGCGGGGGCAGACGATCTCGGAGCTGTCCCTGGCCGAGCCGGAGGATGCGCTGGATTTCGAGGCGCCGGAATGGGCGGTCGAGCGGGGCCGGGAGTGATAGGGTAGCACCCCCTAGCCAGCGCAATGACGCTGGTTGAAAGGCTGCGAAAACAATCCGTTGGCGAATTATGTGGGCGTTCTTCCGGCCTGAGGACGCTGGTCCGCTATGGTTTGGGCATGACGGGAAATCAGGACGACGAAGAGGGCGGCTGCGGCGGCGCGCGCGAGACGGCTGCGTCCTGCGCCGGGTGGATGGAGCCCCTGTTCCTGATGATGAAGGCCAAGATCGAAGAGACGGCGAAAAGCGTCTGCGAGACCGACGTCAAGGACGCCGCCGTCGCCGAGAAGGTCGCGCGCCAGATCGGGGTGATCGCGCGGTCGGCCAAGGCGGTCGAGGCGATGCGGCTGCTGTGCCTGAGCGACAACGAAGAGGACGAGATGGGTGGACGAACCTACGACCCCGCCGAGGACGAGCGAATCCGACAGGAACTGGTCGTCGAACACGCGCGGCTTGATCGAATTCTGGAAGAGAAGAACGCCGAAGCTGCTGAAAGAGCGCGGGCTAAGGCTGCATCGCAATCACTGTCGGCTGGCGAAGCATCAGTTTCCGCCGACTGACGACGACCTGAAGACCTGGCTGCTGCTGGGCGGTCGGGGATCGGGCAAGACCTTCGCCGGGTCGGTCTGGATCGACATCATGGCGCGAGAGCTGCCCGGCATCACCCTGGCC
This genomic interval carries:
- a CDS encoding alpha/beta hydrolase → MTLRSHLVEFAPPQQAAVRRINAVLARAPRLRTDGWRIDAGQRLSVWLDAAAGRVTTPRLKKRGVTVEIVHTDGDHPVPLRILHPTGTPRAVILDIHGGGWVLGSAGLNDRLNAHLAHHGFCVVSVDYRLLSERRQIYIDAAIADCLAAAYWTVTNVDRLGASTLFLAGESAGGHLAALTAVALRDKGLIDLVKGCVFTYGVFDLSGTESVRSAGPETLLFNGPTMQADLARLAPDRDEAALRRPDVSPLYADLTGLPPALFLAGEQDPLFEDSLLMATRWGEASDADLIRVPETPHGFLHFGGPAARGARKAIRTWLNARL
- a CDS encoding TetR/AcrR family transcriptional regulator; protein product: MDSTTRRRAPDDTRAEIIEKALEVAAELGASGFTLDAVAARTSVSKGALLHHFPSKIALLEGMVDHLGRMHTDTILAEAARDPEPYGRNARAYLRATVNEPVTPQDVSIGRVIMAACAIDPALAQRWNGWIDKVKVDDPSDPVGADDALMLRLIADGLWMSDLFGTHAVSPEQRQALLSLLTPGHPITANDA
- a CDS encoding multidrug efflux SMR transporter: MSLVTWAALLGAIALEVAGTTMLQASQQFTRAWPTAGMAVCYGLAFYLLSIALRQMPVGIAYAIWSGLGVVLISVIGTVVFRQRLDLPAMVGLAMIVGGVVVINLFSKTVGH
- a CDS encoding YcgN family cysteine cluster protein; its protein translation is MQPYWETKTLTEMSPSEWEGLCDGCGLCCVIRFEDEDTGEVIPTRVHCKLFDPKACACSDYANRKAQVPDCIKLTPGNIEALEWMPKSCAYRRLHEGRPLAKWHHLISGSRETVHTAGVSVRGQTISELSLAEPEDALDFEAPEWAVERGRE
- a CDS encoding ABC-F family ATP-binding cassette domain-containing protein, which gives rise to MAARPPLVALKDVRLQDGQRPLFDGVDLAVEPRSRAALVGRNGAGKSTLMKVVMGLIEPDSGDRSIQSAMRFAYVPQEPVITGETLLDYASSGEAETWTAESWLETFGLNPAKSTQGLSGGETRRAALAKAFAEEPDLLLLDEPTNHLDILAIELLENELIQARFALLVVSHDRAFLNRVTNTVHWLEGRRVRTLNKGFVEFDEWSSKVLEEEAESLRRLTKTIERETATFYSSITARRSRNEGRARSLQALRAERAEKMKDVPRELYLGVDSGSTSGKLVAEIKHVSKGFNGRTLFKDLTTRIIRGDRLGIVGPNGAGKTTLVKTLLGELAPDEGTVRMGANLEPVYLDQSREGLKSDMTLWDALTPGGGDSILVRGVSKHVAAYAKDFLFSEAQLRQPISTLSGGERNRLLLARALAKPANMLILDEPTNDLDMDTLDKLEELLEGYDGTLILVSHDRDFIDRLSTSTLALNGRGDIVETPGGWTDFIRQNPGFLQPGATPRPQDKAAAQRAAAAPPPVVAPKKTAKLSFKDAHRLKELEALIDALPATIAKHDATLADPGLYARDPKAFDAAMKAAEKARAELESAELEWLELEEKKAALAG